In a single window of the Bactrocera dorsalis isolate Fly_Bdor chromosome 2, ASM2337382v1, whole genome shotgun sequence genome:
- the LOC105230256 gene encoding arrestin domain-containing protein 3 codes for MASKCTITFDNNPMGVYYAGQTVSGVAELITTRPKTIRSIYISVCGHAETRWTENVTKQDTEGKPQKTIETFSGSELYYSSENHVYGQSGGVQIELPAGKYAFPFQATIPPNAPTSFNGSWGQVQHEVALVIDRVMRYDNKFKQGYTVISPYDLNLNPDHMKPFQKIEEKTFCWSFCCGNKGPMVMHVKVPFSAYAPGQKIRFNVVLDNQSDVHCSDVKVRLMKKVNFTSRNPEAKRQVVEVKVADNHCGEVVKNNKAEFNEYLQIPSTTPTSLENCSLIKVSYTLKFIAKVSRIHGDLIIEFPLTIGTVPLYASANDQGPVTTQPGSGPIYKPLPPPMFEEDVRSEQFEDNTFRPRYPVFLSDAGIPAGNAGPNNQPLPPSNGIYPSNIAPAPAPAAPMPSTPQHNNSIPAHNYTPSPAAASSPAPPTPSAPSLNNATARPTTTAATGGGNVEVLGFSLPPDYEPTPAPAPGSKPGIGWK; via the exons ATGGCTAGCAAGTGCACCATCACATTTGACAACAACCCAATGGGTGTTTACTATGCCGGCCAAACGGTTTCCGGCGTGGCGGAGTTAATAACAACAAGGCCGAAAACGATTAGAT CTATCTACATCAGCGTCTGTGGTCACGCTGAAACCCGCTGGACGGAGAATGTAACCAAACAAGATACTGAGGGTAAACCGCAGAAGACCATTGAAACGTTTTCCGGTTCCGAATTGTATTACAGCAGCGAGAATCATGTTTATGGACAAAGTGGTGGCGTACAAATCGAATTGCCGGCCGGCAAGTATGCATTTCCCTTTCAGGCGACCATACCACCGAATGCACCCACATCGTTTAACGGTTCGTGGGGTCAAGTGCAGCATGAGGTCGCTTTGGTGATCGATCGTGTCATGCGTTATGACAATAAATTCAAGCAGGGCTATACGGTGATATCACCATATGATTTGAACCTGAATCCGGACCATATG AAACCATTTCAAAAGATCGAAGAGAAGACATTCTGTTGGAGTTTTTGTTGTGGCAACAAAGGACCAATGGTTATGCATGTAAAGGTGCCGTTTTCCGCTTACGCACCTGGACAGAAGATACGCTTCAACGTTGTGCTGGACAATCAGTCAGATGTGCACTGCTCCGATGTCAAGGTGCGGTTAATGAAGAAAGTCAACTTCACCAGCCGAAATCCGGAAGCTAAACGGCAAGTTGTTGAAGTTAAAGTAGCAGATAATCACTGTGGTGAAGTggttaaaaacaataaagcggaatttaatgaatatttgcaAATTCCCTCGACCACGCCCACTTCACTGGAGAACTGTAGTCTCATTAAAGTGAGTTATACTCTGAAGTTCATAGCCAAAGTTTCACGCATCCACGGAGATTTGATAATCGAATTTCCACTGACCATCGGCACTGTGCCGTTATATGCTAGCGCCAACGACCAAGGTCCGGTTACAACGCAACCTGGCTCAGGGCCGATCTACAAGCCACTAC CACCACCTATGTTCGAGGAGGATGTACGTAGCGAACAATTTGAAGATAACACATTCCGCCCACGTTATCCTGTCTTTCTCAGCGATGCTGGCATACCTGCTGGTAATGCTGGGCCAAATAATCAACCATTACCACCATCAAATGGTATATATCCTTCCAATATTGCTCCGGCGCCAGCTCCTGCAGCGCCAATGCCTTCTACTCCGCAGCATAACAATTCTATACCAGCTCACAATTATACGCCCTCACCAGCTGCTGCATCTTCACCAGCTCCACCTACGCCATCTGCACCATCCTTAAATAATGCTACTGCGCGCCCCACAACAACCGCGGCCACTGGTGGTGGCAATGTAGAGGTTCTAGGATTCAGCTTGCCGCCGGACTATGAGCCCACTCCGGCACCAGCACCAGGTTCTAAGCCTGGTATTGGTTGGAAAtaa